The proteins below come from a single Triticum aestivum cultivar Chinese Spring chromosome 5D, IWGSC CS RefSeq v2.1, whole genome shotgun sequence genomic window:
- the LOC123122359 gene encoding uncharacterized protein isoform X2, with protein sequence MSSSELRLRPATPFSGDLPADELCEVLLRLPAKELCRLRAVCPAWRALTSDPLFIAAHKSRHRTAPPLLAMAYRDDSGVNGVEISDLSGNVVKRIPGAGYEIVLVDGLSGVAGGRMSSKDDTIRVARTRLDLVCFNWRFCSGDFWVLNPATGDTITLPMGFSEELAHELEVEGIKEWCCGVEWCAFGQVSSTREYKALRVSDIGDRKVCEVITFDAANHGNWRKQNPPSAHIFASLKMRSLKCVVVDGVVYFLLDFYSTYHETGVMTIEPGSVALFNLETEEWGILRGPEQVQRF encoded by the exons ATGTCGTCTTCGGAGCTGCGCCTGCGCCCCGCCACCCCCTTCTCCGGCGACCTTCCCGCGGACGAGCTGTGCGAGGTCCTCCTTCGCCTCCCGGCCAAGGAGCTCTGCCGCCTCCGCGCTGTCTGCCCCGCCTGGCGCGCCCTCACCTCCGACCCGCTCTTCATCGCGGCGCACAAGTCCCGCCACCGCACGGCGCCCCCGCTCCTCGCCATGGCCTACCGCGACGACAGTGGGGTCAACGGCGTTGAGATTTCGGATTTGTCCGGCAATGTGGTGAAGCGGATACCAGGCGCCGGGTATGAAATTGTTCTGGTGGACGGGTTGTCAGGGGTTGCCGGTGGGCGGATGTCAAGCAAGGACGATACCATCCGTGTTGCGCGCACGCGGCTTGACCTTGTCTGTTTCAACTGGAGGTTCTGCTCTGGAGACTTCTGGGTGCTGAACCCGGCCACCGGAGATACCATCACCTTGCCGATGGGCTTCTCGGAGGAATTGGCGCATGAGCTAGAGGTGGAGGGGATAAAGGAATGGTGCTGCGGAGTCGAGTGGTGTGCTTTTGGGCAGGTCTCCTCTACAAGAGAGTACAAGGCGCTCCGCGTTTCTGACATTGGTGATCGGAAGGTATGTGAGGTTATCACCTTTGATGCCGCCAACCATGGAAACTGGAGAAAGCAGAACCCTCCATCGGCCCACATCTTTGCCAGTCTCAAGATGAGGTCATTGAAATGCGTGGTCGTCGATGGGGTGGTGTACTTCTTACTGGACTTCTACTCCACGTATCATGAAACTGGAGTTATGACCATTGAACCTGGCAGTGTAGCTTTGTTCAACCTCGAAACAGAGGAGTGGGGTATTCTGCGTGGTCCAGAAcaggtgcagag attttga